The sequence AATGACACGAGGTTGCTCTTGTGTTCACGCTTCCAGCGCGATCGCGTGAACGTGCCGGCCGTAATCCGGCTCCTTGCGATGCACCGAGCGGCGATAGCTGAAGAAGCGCTCGTCGGCGTAGGTGTCGAGACCAAGGTCGTCGATCATCAGGATGCCGGCCGCCTCCAGCCGCTTGCGGATGAAACCGGCGAGATCGAACATCGCGTGACCCTCGCGCACCGAGGGAATGAAGAACACCGCGTTGTCCGCGTCGGCCTCGATGAAGCGCGCGACGAACTCGTTGCCGACCTCGTAGCTGTCCTGGCGGATCAAGGGGCCGATCGCGGCGATGATGCCGCTGCGCGTGGCGCCGAGCTTCTCCATGGCCGAGATCGTTGATTCCAGCACGCCTGTCAGCGCGCCCCTCCAGCCGGCATGCGCACCGCCGATCACGCGCGCGTTGGGGTCGACGAACAGCACCGGCCCGCAATCGGCGGTGGAAACGCCGAGCGCAATGCCGGGCGTCTTCGTGACCAGCGCGTCGCCCTTCGGCCGCGGTCCGCTCGGCCACGGCAGTTCGGCGATGAGCACGTCGGGCGAATGGATCTGATGCAGGCTGATGAAGCGCTCCGGCGCGACGCCGACATGCTCGGCCATGCGGCGGCGGTTTTCCGCAACGAGGGCCTGGTCGTCGTTGGAGCCGAGCCCGCCGTTCAGCGCGGCATATATGCCGCCGGAGACACCGCCCTCGCGGGTGAAGAAAGCATGGCGCAGGCCGGGCACCGCCGACAGCAGCGACGAGGCAACAGTCATCAATTTCCTCCGGCGTGTTCGAGATCGCTGAGGCCGGCAATGCCTGACAGCCGCGGCTCGGAGATGCCGAGCACCTTGAACATCGAGCCCATGCCGCTGCGCCCCGTATCGGTCAGGCGCTTGAGTGCGACCGAAATGTCG is a genomic window of Bradyrhizobium sp. CB1717 containing:
- the pgeF gene encoding peptidoglycan editing factor PgeF, translated to MTVASSLLSAVPGLRHAFFTREGGVSGGIYAALNGGLGSNDDQALVAENRRRMAEHVGVAPERFISLHQIHSPDVLIAELPWPSGPRPKGDALVTKTPGIALGVSTADCGPVLFVDPNARVIGGAHAGWRGALTGVLESTISAMEKLGATRSGIIAAIGPLIRQDSYEVGNEFVARFIEADADNAVFFIPSVREGHAMFDLAGFIRKRLEAAGILMIDDLGLDTYADERFFSYRRSVHRKEPDYGRHVHAIALEA